A stretch of Cucumis sativus cultivar 9930 chromosome 2, Cucumber_9930_V3, whole genome shotgun sequence DNA encodes these proteins:
- the LOC101217348 gene encoding uncharacterized protein LOC101217348, which yields MASSDKPEIVERGDKGKDNKEDESEGKGGFLDKVKDFIHDIGEKIEETIGFGKPTADVSGIHIPSISLEKAEIVVDVLIKNPNPVPIPLVDIDYLIESDGRKLIAGLIPDAGTIHAHGEETVKIPVKLVFDDIRNTYHDIKPGSIIPYKIKVDLIVDVPVFGRLTLPLEKTGEIPIPYKPDVDIEKIQFQRFSFEETVAILHLKLENKNDFELGLKDLDCEVWLSDVSIGRADLSEFTPIDKNGISYVDLPITFRPKDFGSALWDMIRGRGTGYTIKGNIHVDTPFGQMKLPIVKEGGTTRLKKNKEDGEDDDDEE from the exons ATGGCATCTTCTGATAAACCTGAGATCGTGGAAAGAGGTGACAAAGGAAAAGACAACAAGGAAGATGAAAGTGAAGGGAAGGGTGGATTCCTTGACAAAGTTAAAGATTTCATTCACGACATCGGTGAAAAGATTGAAGAAACGATCGGTTTTGGGAAGCCGACGGCCGATGTCAGTGGGATTCATATTCCATCCATCAGTCTTGAGAAGGCTGAGATTGTTGTTGATGTTCTAATTAAAAACCCCAATCCTGTCCCTATTCCGCTAGTTGACATTGACTATTTGATAGAGAGTGATGGCAGGAAACTGATCGCTGGGCTGATTCCTGATGCTGGAACAATTCATGCTCATGGAGAGGAGACTGTCAAAATTCCTGTGAAGTTGGTTTTTGATGATATAAGGAACACATATCATGACATTAAACCTGGAAGTATCATTCCTTACAAGATCAAGGTTGATCTGATTGTGGATGTCCCTGTTTTTGGTAGGTTGACATTGCCACTTGAGAAAACTGGAGAGATTCCTATTCCTTACAAGCCCGATGTTGATATTGAAAAGATACAGTTTCAGAGATTTTCATTTGAAGAAACTGTTGCCATTCTCCATTTAAAATTGGAGAATAAGAATGACTTTGAGTTGGGATTGAAGGACCTAGACTGTGAAGTCTGGCTCTCTGATGTTAGTATTGGACGTGCGGATCTCTCCGAATTTACACCCATTGATAAAAATGGGATCAGTTACGTTGACTTACCCATCACCTTCAGGCCAAAGGACTTCGGTTCTGCACTTTGGGATATGATTAGAGGACGAGGCACTGGCTACACCATAAAAGGGAATATTCATGTCGACACACCTTTTGGTCAGATGAAGTTGCCCATTGTTAAAGAGGGTGGTACTACACGCCTCAAGAAGAATAAAGAAGATGGCGAAGACGATGATGACGAG GAATAA